A section of the Lampris incognitus isolate fLamInc1 chromosome 8, fLamInc1.hap2, whole genome shotgun sequence genome encodes:
- the LOC130116358 gene encoding olfactory receptor 2F1-like encodes MNDFRPVALTPIVMECFERLVMQHIKACLTANLDPLQFAYRVNRAMEDTICTTLHLTLSHMEGKNTYTRILFIDFSSAFNTIIPQQLMEKLRLLDVDTGTRNWVPDFLTQRQQTGLHNLVLLAWMDNMTMLRQPIVFELEGFHVPHGHGPLLFFLALLNYMVVLVANGVVLSVIIADRTLHRPMYVMVCNLAACDLLGGTAVLIRLMIHFLTGQKRMPYVTAIAQGFIVHMYGAAVQTILAAMAYDRYVAVCEPLRYHTIMSSPRLLLSCILSWGVALLCIGVLFALNVGTPLCSTTIKHVYCSNRSILRLACGPTPINNVYGLCMSWSLSTGTFLIIALSYIKILYACIKQGRSSSGTRSKAFQTCASHLVVYVLYEIASAIIIVSQRFPSVSHNIKKFFSILIIIVPPAINPIIYGLVTKELRASIIKQFIARVSPKVLQCVTTHR; translated from the exons ATGAATGACTTCCGCCCTGTGGCCCTCACTCCGATAGTTATGGAGTGCTTTGAGCGGCTTGTCATGCAGCACATTAAGGCCTGCCTCACTGCAAAcctagatcccctacagtttgcatATAGAGTCAACCGAGCCATGGAAGACACAATCTGTACCACACTTCACCTCACTTTGTCACACATGGAAGGGAAGAACACCTACACCAGGATCCTCTTCATCGATTTCAGCTCAgcatttaacaccatcataccacaACAGCTGATGGAGAAGCTGAGGTTGCTGGACGTGGACACTGGTACCCGTAACTGGGTCCCTGACTTCCTGACGCAgaggcagcagaca ggtctCCATAACCT AGTTCTGCTGGCTTGGATGGACAACATGACCATGCTGAGGCAGCCCATTGTGTTTGAGCTGGAGGGGTTCCATGTTCCGCATGGCCACGgacctttacttttttttttggctcttcTCAACTATATGGTGGTACTGGTGGCGAATGGGGTGGTGTTGAGTGTCATCATAGCAGACAGGACCTTACACAGACCCATGTATGTTATGGTTTGTAACTTAGCAGCCTGTGACCTGCTGGGAGGTACAGCTGTGCTGATTCGACTCATGATACACTTCCTGACGGGGCAGAAGAGAATGCCTTATGTCACCGCTATTGCCCAGGGCTTCATCGTTCACATGTATGGTGCTGCAGTTCAGACAATTCTTGCTGCTATGGCATATGACAG GTATGTGGCTGTGTGTGAACCTCTCAGGTACCATACCATTATGTCATCACCTCGGCTGCTCCTCTCTTGTATTCTGTCCTGGGGAGTTGCCCTGCTCTGTATTGGGGTGCTTTTTGCCCTCAATGTTGGTACACCCCTTTGCAGCACCACCATCAAGCATGTCTACTGTAGTAACCGTTCAATTCTGCGTCTGGCTTGTGGGCCGACACCTATAAACAATGTCTATG GCTTATGCATGTCTTGGTCCCTGAGCACGGGCACGTTCCTCATCATAGCTCTTTCCTACATCAAGATCCTCTATGCCTGCATAAAACAAGGCAGGAGTAGCAGTGGCACCCGAAGCAAAGCATTTCAGACCTGTGCATCGCATCTTGTGGTCTATGTGCTGTATGAAATTGCTTCTGCAATCATAATTGTGAGTCAAAGGTTTCCCTCGGTCTCCCATAACATCAAGAAGTTCTTTAGCATCCTCATTATCATTGTTCCACCAGCCATCAATCCAATCATTTATGGTCTGGTCACAAAAGAGTTACGTGCAAGTATCATCAAGCAATTCATAGCAAGGGTCTCACCTAAAGTGTTGCAGTGTGTCACAACTCACAGATAA
- the LOC130116359 gene encoding olfactory receptor 2F1-like has protein sequence MTMLRQPIVFELEGFHVPHGHGPLLFFLALLNYMVVLVANGVVLSVIIADRTLHRPMYVMVCNLAACDLLGGTAVLIRLMIHFLTGQKRMPYVTAIAQGFSVHMYGAAVQTILAAMAYDRYVAVCEPLRYHTIMSSPRLFLSCILSWGVALLCIGVLFALNVGTPLCSTTIKHVYCGNRSILRLACGPTRINNVYGLCMSWSLSTGTFLIIALSYIKILYACTKQGRSSSGTRSKAFQTCASHLVVYVLYEIASAIIIVSQRFPSVSHNIKKFFSILFIIVPPAINPIIYGLVTKELRASIIKQFTARVSPKVLQCVKTRR, from the exons ATGACCATGCTGAGGCAGCCCATTGTGTTTGAGCTGGAGGGGTTCCATGTTCCGCATGGCCACGgacctttacttttttttttggctcttcTCAACTATATGGTGGTACTGGTGGCGAATGGGGTGGTGTTGAGTGTCATCATAGCAGACAGGACCTTACACAGACCCATGTATGTTATGGTTTGTAACTTAGCAGCCTGTGACCTGCTGGGAGGTACAGCTGTGCTGATTCGACTCATGATACACTTCCTGACGGGGCAGAAGAGAATGCCTTATGTCACTGCTATTGCCCAGGGCTTCAGCGTTCACATGTATGGTGCTGCAGTTCAGACAATTCTTGCTGCTATGGCATATGACAG GTATGTGGCTGTGTGTGAACCTCTCAGGTACCATACCATTATGTCATCACCTCGGTTGTTCCTATCTTGTATTCTGTCCTGGGGAGTTGCCCTGCTCTGTATTGGGGTGCTTTTTGCCCTCAATGTTGGTACACCCCTTTGCAGCACCACCATCAAGCATGTCTACTGTGGTAACCGTTCAATTCTGCGTCTGGCTTGTGGGCCGACACGTATAAACAATGTCTATG GCTTATGCATGTCTTGGTCCCTGAGCACGGGCACATTCCTCATCATAGCTCTTTCCTACATCAAGATCCTCTATGCCTGCACAAAACAAGGCAGGAGTAGCAGTGGCACCCGAAGCAAAGCATTTCAGACCTGTGCATCGCATCTTGTGGTCTATGTGCTGTATGAAATTGCTTCTGCAATCATAATTGTGAGTCAAAGGTTTCCCTCGGTCTCCCATAACATCAAGAAGTTCTTTAGCATCCTCTTTATCATTGTTCCACCAGCCATCAATCCAATCATATATGGTCTGGTCACAAAAGAGTTACGTGCAAGTATCATCAAGCAATTCACAGCAAGGGTTTCACCTAAAGTGTTGCAGTGTGTCAAAACTCGCAGATAA